The proteins below come from a single Eremothecium sinecaudum strain ATCC 58844 chromosome II, complete sequence genomic window:
- the MEF2 gene encoding mitochondrial elongation factor MEF2 (Syntenic homolog of Ashbya gossypii AFR085W; Syntenic homolog of Saccharomyces cerevisiae YJL102W (MEF2)) — protein sequence MVFLRLLRGYATKADINKIRNIGVIAHIDAGKTTTTERMLYYSGKINRIGNVDQGDTITDYLPQERSRGITIQSAAISFKWQKEYDINLIDTPGHADFTFEVIRSLKVLDGCVTILDAVAGVESQTEKVWKQAVGIPKVCFINKMDRIGAGYSRTVKELIVKMNVRPLLINTPMFHVDSVTREPVFYGVLDVVNMSKLIWDIEDPDKIEVKPVEENDEHYEEVHKCRESLVETLSEIDEELLNYFLETAEGDYMKIPANVLDNSVRKATLSHYATPILCGASFRNIGVQPLLDAIVKYLPSPLEATKPKFNNENLPAVFDPKVGLFVNKNPNLCVALAFKVITDSIRGIMIFVRVYSGVLVSGHTAFNTSTGVKFKLGSLVKMHANVTEAVKALYPGELGVLVGSTVSEHVRTGDTIVSHSRVKDGVRSLNKKNELTLCIHPIEIPPPVFSAAIEPHTRGNKKAMDDALSQLSREDPSLLITRDEESGQTLLNGMGELHLEIATDRLLNEFHAPVNVGKVFVSYKETLNTVSSVKTISNDAGYKVSIQLGVLDKTELENPNRGEKWYPLGSDNNYMVLERHRKYNQYNWPYQVTYQSIVNAFIPSCIVALQRGGKIANYPLHSTVVRIKDWDMPTDATSVGSLLQLSRSLMLSTLEEIPDENYLMLEPIMQIEVTVHEKDVGIVVQDLTAARNANILSIEDEYVWSTDITSKDSLDYQFRSFAEKQYLPADHTLQLAKVNTGTHTKKIIIAEVPLRDMMSYMNKLRMLTKGSGTLHMQYLGMNPLTRARQSEVLKDAF from the coding sequence ATGGTATTCCTAAGGCTTTTAAGAGGCTATGCGACCAAGGCTGACATCAATAAGATCAGAAATATTGGTGTTATCGCTCATATCGATGCTGGGAAGACTACCACGACGGAGCGAATGCTATACTATAGCGGTAAAATTAACAGGATAGGTAACGTGGACCAAGGGGATACAATAACTGACTACTTGCCGCAAGAGCGATCTAGAGGTATTACCATTCAGAGTGCAGCTATTTCTTTTAAGTGGCAAAAGGAATATGACATAAATCTCATCGATACGCCGGGGCACGCAGATTTCACTTTCGAAGTCATCAGATCGCTGAAGGTCCTAGATGGGTGTGTGACTATTCTAGATGCTGTTGCAGGTGTAGAATCGCAGACTGAAAAGGTCTGGAAACAAGCCGTTGGGATTCCCAAAGTGTGCTTTATAAATAAAATGGACAGGATAGGCGCAGGATATAGCAGAACTGTTAAAGAGCTAATTGTTAAAATGAATGTTCGACCACTCTTAATTAATACGCCAATGTTTCATGTTGACAGTGTAACAAGAGAACCGGTTTTTTATGGTGTTTTGGATGTAGTTAATATGAGCAAGTTAATATGGGATATCGAAGATCCGGACAAGATCGAAGTGAAACCAGTAGAGGAAAATGACGAGCATTATGAAGAGGTCCATAAATGCAGGGAATCTTTGGTTGAAACTTTGAGCGAGATCGACGAGGAGCTGTTGAATTACTTTTTAGAGACTGCTGAAGGTGATTACATGAAGATTCCTGCTAACGTTTTGGATAACAGTGTTAGAAAGGCCACACTATCACACTATGCGACGCCAATTTTGTGTGGAGCATCATTTAGAAACATTGGGGTTCAGCCACTGCTGGATGCTATTGTTAAGTACTTGCCGTCTCCACTGGAAGCTACCAAGCCTAAatttaataatgaaaacTTACCAGCGGTTTTCGATCCTAAGGTGGGATTATTTGTTAATAAGAACCCTAATTTGTGTGTTGCTTTGGCTTTCAAAGTCATAACTGACAGTATTAGGGGTATAATGATATTTGTTAGGGTATATTCTGGTGTTTTGGTTTCTGGTCACACGGCGTTCAATACAAGTACTGGTGTTAAGTTTAAGTTAGGCAGCCTTGTCAAGATGCATGCCAATGTAACCGAAGCTGTTAAAGCGCTATATCCTGGTGAACTTGGTGTTTTGGTTGGTAGTACGGTATCTGAACATGTTCGTACCGGTGACACTATTGTATCACATTCTCGGGTAAAGGATGGAGTACGCTCATTGAATAAAAAGAATGAGCTAACTTTATGCATACATCCTATTGAGATCCCTCCTCCAGTATTTAGTGCTGCTATTGAACCACATACGCGTGGTAACAAGAAAGCTATGGATGACGCGCTTTCGCAGCTGTCTAGAGAAGATCCATCATTGCTCATCACCCGGGATGAAGAATCAGGACAGACTCTACTAAATGGTATGGGAGAACTTCACTTGGAGATTGCAACAGATAGACTTCTGAACGAATTCCATGCTCCAGTGAACGTAGGGAAAGTGTTTGTTTCATATAAAGAAACATTGAACACTGTTAGCTCTGTCAAAACTATTAGCAACGACGCAGGTTATAAAGTATCCATTCAACTGGGAGTGCTTGACAAGACAGAGTTAGAAAATCCTAACAGAGGTGAAAAATGGTATCCTCTTGGATCTGATAATAATTACATGGTGCTGGAACGTCATCGAAAATACAACCAGTACAATTGGCCCTACCAGGTAACATACCAATCTATTGTAAATGCATTTATTCCAAGTTGCATTGTAGCATTACAAAGAGGTGGAAAAATAGCCAATTATCCTTTGCATTCTACTGTGGTGCGTATTAAGGATTGGGATATGCCTACTGATGCTACATCAGTCGGCTCATTGTTACAGTTGTCTAGATCATTGATGCTGTCGACTTTAGAGGAGATACCCGATGAAAACTACTTGATGCTTGAACCTATTATGCAAATAGAGGTTACGGTGCATGAAAAAGATGTTGGAATTGTTGTTCAAGACCTTACAGCAGCACGTAATGCGAATATTCTTTCAATTGAGGACGAGTATGTTTGGTCGACAGATATAACTTCAAAAGACTCTTTAGACTACCAATTCCGATCCTTTGCAGAAAAGCAGTACCTGCCAGCTGACCATACCTTACAGTTGGCGAAGGTCAATACTGGCACGCATACGAAGAAAATCATTATAGCTGAGGTTCCTCTTAGGGACATGATGTCATATATGAACAAGCTGCGTATGTTAACGAAAGGTAGTGGAACACTTCACATGCAATATCTAGGAATGAATCCTCTCACGAGGGCACGGCAGAGTGAAGTCCTTAAGGACGCATTTTAA
- the RPC37 gene encoding DNA-directed RNA polymerase III subunit C37 (Syntenic homolog of Ashbya gossypii AFR083W; Syntenic homolog of Saccharomyces cerevisiae YKR025W (RPC37)) has protein sequence MEKNLFVVEEFKDDVQENTVNDNVIEHPYGNPANDSSDDPVVEEIAVNLVHGPCPLHVLQYANKPKKLGRRLIDHPPVKEVRYKEKSSLLEMDIPLNTEYFFNTDRAKEEWNDVEVQTLRGVGVQNDGQYVGLMHDGELYLLPVESVAQMRPYFKYIDQSHQQQQRRQDDMSARTGSSGSNGTAPKAQVVTMSVKSSSEANQNRLGGSLLAHRIAEDEQSQEFAWKEDTIDSFMAEIITEEAREPLKPLEDATDYLKKLI, from the coding sequence ATGGAGAAGAATCTATTTGTTGTAGAGGAATTTAAAGATGATGTACAAGAGAATACGGTCAACGATAATGTTATAGAACATCCATACGGTAATCCTGCAAATGATTCAAGTGATGACCCAGTTGTAGAGGAAATTGCAGTCAATTTAGTCCACGGTCCATGTCCACTTCACGTTTTACAATATGCTAATAAGCCAAAAAAACTAGGTAGAAGGCTAATAGATCATCCCCCAGTCAAAGAAGTTCGTTACAAGGAAAAGAGTTCTCTACTGGAGATGGATATTCCTCTCAATACGGAATATTTCTTTAATACAGATCGTGCCAAGGAGGAATGGAATGATGTAGAGGTTCAGACCTTGAGGGGAGTTGGTGTTCAGAATGACGGACAATACGTTGGATTAATGCATGACGGAGAATTGTATTTGCTTCCGGTCGAAAGCGTGGCGCAGATGAGGCCGTACTTCAAATACATAGATCAAAGCCACCAGCAACAACAGAGGAGACAGGATGATATGAGCGCTAGAACTGGTTCGAGTGGGTCGAATGGGACGGCTCCTAAGGCCCAAGTCGTGACAATGTCTGTTAAGAGCTCTAGTGAGGCTAATCAGAACCGGTTGGGTGGCTCGTTGTTGGCGCATCGGATTGCAGAAGACGAACAGAGCCAAGAATTTGCATGGAAAGAGGACACTATTGATAGTTTTATGGCCGAAATCATCACTGAGGAGGCTCGTGAACCACTGAAACCTCTGGAGGACGCTACGGACTACTTGAAAAAGCTTATATAG
- the GCN3 gene encoding translation initiation factor eIF2B subunit alpha (Syntenic homolog of Ashbya gossypii AFR084C; Syntenic homolog of Saccharomyces cerevisiae YKR026C (GCN3)): MEGKFNITETYLKFLEEDSEMTMPIAAIEALVMMLKVKNPSTSAEMINSVKSSTRELTTSIPSSISLTAGCDIFMRFVLKNTDLYGDWESCKQHLIENGQLFVSRAKKSRDKIAKIGLDFITDDDIILVHGFSRVVYFLLSHAADKLIRFRCVVTEARPTQQGKQMYSMLQKKGIPVKMLVDSAVGSIIHKIDKVFVGAEGVAESGGIINLVGTYSVGVLAKNARKPFYVVSESHKFVRMFPLSPDDLPMERDPLDFSQNDTSELLSSPSIDYTSHENITALITDLGVLTPSAVSEELIKMWYD, translated from the coding sequence ATGGAAGGTAAATTTAACATTACTGAAACTTATCTAAAGTTTTTGGAGGAAGATAGTGAGATGACCATGCCTATCGCGGCAATTGAAGCATTGGTTATGATGTTAAAGGTCAAGAATCCTAGTACATCTGCAGAAATGATCAATTCAGTAAAGTCTTCAACACGGGAACTGACTACATCTATTCCAAGCTCCATATCGCTTACGGCTGGTTGTGATATTTTTATGAGATTTGTGCTTAAGAATACTGATTTATATGGTGATTGGGAAAGCTGTAAGCAGCATTTAATAGAAAATGGACAGCTATTCGTTTCAAGAGCGAAGAAATCCCGTGACAAAATAGCGAAGATTGGTTTAGATTTCATTACTGATGACGATATTATCTTGGTTCATGGATTTTCCAGAGTTGTGTACTTCTTGCTAAGCCATGCAGCAGATAAGTTAATTAGGTTTAGGTGTGTTGTAACGGAGGCTAGACCCACACAGCAAGGTAAGCAGATGTACAGTATGTTACAAAAGAAGGGGATTCCAGTAAAGATGCTTGTAGATAGTGCAGTTGGGTCTATCATCCACAAGATCGACAAAGTTTTCGTTGGAGCTGAAGGTGTCGCCGAATCTGGCGGTATTATCAATTTAGTTGGAACGTATTCAGTGGGAGTTTTGGCTAAAAATGCTAGAAAGCCATTCTACGTTGTTAGTGAATCGCACAAGTTTGTTCGTATGTTCCCCTTATCCCCTGATGATTTGCCAATGGAGAGAGACCCTCTAGACTTCAGCCAGAACGATACATCTGAACTACTCTCCAGCCCTTCCATCGACTACACCTCCCATGAAAACATTACAGCATTGATCACTGATCTCGGTGTCCTAACTCCTAGTGCAGTTTCTGAAGAACTGATCAAGATGTGGTACGATTAA